The following proteins are co-located in the Phragmites australis chromosome 10, lpPhrAust1.1, whole genome shotgun sequence genome:
- the LOC133931270 gene encoding uncharacterized protein LOC133931270, whose product MGNCLNKASKQQRRRGDVMPEEEAESLSEMRRVSQAPAAEGLKVKIVLTRGELECLMAQLKSGEQSLEDVLHHVRDIKDTAAPRAGDGGWRPRLESILECPETACSGLG is encoded by the coding sequence ATGGGCAACTGCCTCAACAAGGCTTCCAAGCAGCAGAGGCGGCGTGGCGACGTGATGCCGGAGGAGGAAGCTGAAAGCCTCTCGGAGATGAGGAGGGTAAGCCAGGCGCCTGCGGCGGAGGGGCTGAAGGTGAAGATCGTGTTGACGCGGGGCGAGCTGGAGTGCCTCATGGCGCAGCTCAAGAGCGGCGAGCAGAGCCTCGAGGACGTGCTCCACCACGTGCGCGACATCAAGGACACCGCCGCCCcgcgcgccggcgacggcgggTGGCGGCCGCGTCTCGAGAGCATCCTCGAGTGCCCGGAGACTGCGTGCAGCGGCCTAGGCTGA